Genomic segment of Paenibacillus sp. FSL R5-0912:
CAGAACCGCCCGGTCAGTGGAACCAGTGCTGCCGGCAGCGGCAGTCCGTGGCATGCTCTGCGGGGAAGCCATTATATGGGGACTTTCTGGGAGGGAATGCCGGATCTCAACTTCGATAATCCTGAGGTCCGCCGAGAAATGAAGAGCATCGGTACCTACTGGCTGGAACAAGGCGTCGACGGGTTCCGTCTGGATGCTGCAAAGCATATTTATGAGGATCTTCTTTCGGACAAAAGCACTGCGACAACAGCCAAGAATGTAGCCTGGTGGCAGGAATTCCGCACAGCCATGAACGGGGTGAATCCGCAGGCTTATATCGTAGGTGAGGTCTGGGAGAATTCCGCTGTGTCCGTAGGGGCCTATCTAGATCAGGCCTTCAATTCCGGATTTAACTTCGGGCTTGCTGAAACGCTGGTCCATTCGGCTCAAACGGAGAAAGACAGCGGAGCCGCGTTCACCCTGGAACGGACCTACAAGCTGTATTCGCAACTCTCAGGCGGTGCTTTCACAGATGCGATTTTCCTGACCAATCATGATCAGAACAGGGTCATGAGCCAGCTTGAGAATCAGCCAGATCATGCCGCAATGGCGGCAGCCATGCTGCTGACCCTGCCGGGTAATCCATTTATCTATTATGGGGAAGAGATCGGACTGCTGGGTGTGAAGCCGGATGAAGGCATCCGCGAGCCCATGAAATGGACGCCGGACGGACTGGATACAGGTCAGACTTCGTGGGAGCCGGGCAGCAATAACGCTGCGAATCCCGGGGCCGATGTAGAGAGCCAGCAAAAGCGCATGGGTTCACTTTTGGTGCGCTATCGCGAGCTTATTCAGCTGCGGGAAGAGGTGCCGGCCCTGCGAGACGGGGACATACGTGATTACCCTTCCGGGAACGGGGGAATAATGGCTTA
This window contains:
- a CDS encoding alpha-amylase family glycosyl hydrolase → MSRSSSVMPTTRLVHALAITGLAAVLLAGCSSTARTGGNQAAGVSSAQPSSPVHSTEPESGTGIQNNGAGQPAANPNAAVDEQPSTVFYEIFVRSFYDSDGDGIGDLQGITEKLDYLNDGDPGTHEDLGVGGIWLMPVNPSPSYHGYDVTDYRSINPDYGTLEDMQTLIKEAHKRGIKVIMDLVVNHTSKAHPWFVDSARNLGSQYRSWYIWAEDQNRPVSGTSAAGSGSPWHALRGSHYMGTFWEGMPDLNFDNPEVRREMKSIGTYWLEQGVDGFRLDAAKHIYEDLLSDKSTATTAKNVAWWQEFRTAMNGVNPQAYIVGEVWENSAVSVGAYLDQAFNSGFNFGLAETLVHSAQTEKDSGAAFTLERTYKLYSQLSGGAFTDAIFLTNHDQNRVMSQLENQPDHAAMAAAMLLTLPGNPFIYYGEEIGLLGVKPDEGIREPMKWTPDGLDTGQTSWEPGSNNAANPGADVESQQKRMGSLLVRYRELIQLREEVPALRDGDIRDYPSGNGGIMAYERITARQQVLVIHNLTGSAQTMQLHSGTGGIIYAGILRTVGGKAALGSGGLTLPAYTTVILE